One segment of Spiroplasma cantharicola DNA contains the following:
- a CDS encoding HNH endonuclease signature motif containing protein gives MSNIKIVFKRDSILANDKLLKELIKTMKLENCVKEIVDNNFFSIENENFKLTKFTAIIIRYENDKILECDFILTSREYEADSRNIFISQGFISFMQMFVDKKMDNKNFVLFVFKQYKNISLSCSLHIEMIRNIFKSLSFNKEVLNVYAQDDIFNCELKNIENLSYYRNELSKKNSSNKSNLLELLDANEISLLLNFGAANNGEAWLIIIYCSIYFKGQINIYSIKEFKMDKNFLNFIKKINKKIFFKGWINSKKVPTEELNAIFKEVHYKTDITFENKKTPTLPEIQEAIRRYSLIYHNNLISKYGSKECILCDCNNPSLIVGAHIKRFSDIKNQENISLEQKYKEIVDGDNGFWFCSNHDKLFEHGYIIFHENRFHITEKCSEEEFKYIVKITTKKLKINKELINENFINYTLEHKKRFGF, from the coding sequence ATGAGTAATATAAAAATAGTATTTAAAAGAGATTCAATATTAGCGAATGATAAGCTATTAAAAGAATTAATAAAAACAATGAAATTAGAAAATTGTGTAAAAGAAATAGTTGATAATAATTTTTTTTCAATAGAAAATGAAAATTTTAAATTAACAAAATTTACAGCAATTATTATCAGATATGAAAATGATAAAATTTTAGAGTGTGATTTTATTTTAACCTCAAGAGAATATGAAGCTGATTCTCGCAATATATTTATTTCTCAAGGATTTATAAGTTTTATGCAAATGTTTGTTGATAAAAAAATGGATAATAAAAATTTTGTATTATTTGTTTTTAAACAATATAAAAATATTAGTTTAAGTTGCTCTTTACATATTGAAATGATTAGAAATATATTTAAAAGTTTAAGTTTCAATAAAGAAGTTCTGAATGTATACGCTCAAGATGATATTTTTAATTGTGAACTGAAAAATATTGAAAATTTAAGTTATTATAGAAACGAGTTGTCAAAAAAGAACTCATCTAATAAATCAAATTTATTAGAATTATTAGATGCTAATGAAATTTCGTTATTACTAAATTTTGGTGCAGCTAATAATGGAGAAGCTTGATTAATAATAATTTATTGTTCAATATATTTTAAAGGGCAAATTAATATATATTCAATTAAAGAATTTAAAATGGATAAAAATTTTTTAAATTTTATTAAAAAAATTAATAAAAAAATATTTTTTAAAGGTTGAATAAATTCAAAGAAAGTTCCAACTGAGGAATTAAATGCTATTTTTAAAGAAGTACATTATAAAACAGATATTACTTTTGAAAATAAAAAAACACCAACATTACCAGAAATTCAAGAAGCTATAAGGAGATATTCATTGATTTATCATAATAATTTAATATCAAAATATGGAAGTAAAGAATGCATACTTTGTGATTGCAATAATCCTAGTTTAATTGTGGGAGCACATATTAAAAGATTTTCAGATATAAAGAATCAAGAAAATATTTCTTTGGAACAAAAATACAAAGAAATTGTAGATGGAGATAATGGTTTTTGATTTTGTTCAAATCATGATAAATTATTTGAGCATGGTTATATTATATTTCATGAAAATAGATTTCATATTACAGAAAAATGTAGTGAAGAAGAATTTAAATATATAGTAAAAATTACAACAAAAAAATTAAAAATTAATAAAGAATTAATAAATGAAAATTTTATCAATTACACATTAGAACATAAAAAAAGATTTGGTTTCTAA
- a CDS encoding Dam family site-specific DNA-(adenine-N6)-methyltransferase, translating into MRYLGNKDKLHEEILLFLESNNLHLKNKYIFDGFAGTGSMTGFFANHGAKVTANDYLFFSKILTEMYFCDITNKIIDKLNIYNNENNILEGYIYNTYSPKANRKYFSEINSKRIDFIVNDIYKSFNNDEIEYSEFSFLMGILLEGISGISNIAGVYGAFLKKEDPRFFKSLYLDIEKFKKRKINYLHKPILFNNRIEEVVRVLQKDKIYLTYLDPPYTSQQYSHQYHLLETISKNEKSEVSGVTGSRAKEIGSSDFSKKIIAEEAMFSLLSDINTENLLISYSNKGLIDKKVFEKMLMRFSKDEKVILKEINYKKYINSVSKNKNDENKEYLFLIKKKKFDDVIYESPLNYSGSKYKLISFLKEHFPKNKNLKFIDIFGGGFNVGINCNFENVIYNDYNFKVADLIRMFKDKKSSDIIKRLNFYIKKFSLSKNNKENYNRLREYYNNKNNSSFILFILIIFGFSNQIRFNSDLKFNNTVGLSDFNHNVREKIISFSNKIKKMNLTVESNSYEYYEEIIDKNTFIYLDPPYLITTASYNDGKRGFKGWNKIEEEKLLNFIDRINSKGAKFMLSNVLIHKGDKNEILKKWISKNNYKLVNCPNNMTKDRREVIIKNYE; encoded by the coding sequence ATGAGATATTTAGGAAATAAGGATAAATTACATGAAGAAATTTTATTATTTTTAGAATCAAATAATTTGCATTTAAAGAATAAATATATTTTTGATGGTTTTGCAGGTACTGGTTCAATGACAGGTTTTTTTGCAAACCATGGAGCAAAAGTAACAGCGAATGATTATTTATTTTTTTCTAAAATTCTTACAGAAATGTATTTTTGTGATATTACTAATAAAATTATTGATAAGCTAAATATTTATAATAATGAAAATAATATTTTGGAGGGTTACATATATAATACTTACTCTCCAAAAGCTAACAGAAAGTATTTTTCTGAAATAAATTCAAAAAGAATTGATTTTATTGTTAACGATATCTATAAAAGTTTTAATAATGATGAAATTGAATACTCTGAATTTTCGTTTTTAATGGGAATTTTACTTGAAGGAATTTCAGGAATATCAAATATTGCTGGCGTTTATGGCGCATTCTTAAAAAAAGAAGACCCTAGATTTTTTAAATCGCTATATTTGGACATAGAGAAATTTAAGAAAAGAAAAATTAATTATTTACATAAGCCTATATTATTTAATAATAGAATTGAGGAGGTCGTAAGAGTTCTTCAAAAAGATAAAATATATCTAACATATTTAGATCCCCCATATACTTCTCAACAATATTCTCATCAATATCATTTACTTGAAACTATATCTAAAAACGAAAAAAGTGAAGTTAGTGGAGTAACGGGTTCTAGAGCTAAGGAGATTGGATCTTCAGATTTCTCCAAAAAAATTATTGCAGAGGAAGCAATGTTTTCATTATTAAGTGATATAAATACTGAAAATCTTTTAATTAGTTATAGTAATAAAGGGTTAATAGATAAAAAAGTATTTGAAAAAATGTTAATGAGATTTTCTAAAGATGAAAAAGTAATTTTAAAAGAAATTAATTATAAAAAATATATTAACTCAGTTTCTAAAAATAAGAATGACGAAAATAAAGAATATCTTTTTTTAATAAAAAAGAAAAAGTTTGATGATGTAATCTATGAATCTCCTTTAAATTATTCAGGTAGCAAATATAAACTTATTAGTTTTTTAAAAGAACATTTTCCTAAAAATAAAAATCTCAAATTTATCGATATTTTTGGCGGAGGATTCAATGTAGGTATTAATTGTAATTTTGAAAATGTTATATATAATGATTATAACTTTAAAGTAGCAGACTTAATTAGAATGTTCAAAGATAAAAAATCATCTGATATAATTAAAAGATTAAATTTTTATATTAAAAAATTTTCTTTAAGTAAAAATAATAAGGAAAATTATAATCGTTTAAGAGAATATTATAATAATAAAAATAATAGTAGTTTTATTTTATTTATACTAATAATATTTGGCTTTTCAAATCAAATTAGATTTAATTCAGATTTAAAATTTAATAATACAGTTGGGCTGTCGGATTTTAATCATAATGTACGAGAAAAAATAATATCATTTTCAAACAAAATTAAGAAAATGAATTTGACTGTTGAATCAAATTCATATGAATATTATGAAGAAATTATTGATAAAAATACGTTTATATACCTTGACCCTCCATATTTAATTACAACAGCTTCTTATAATGATGGAAAGAGGGGATTTAAAGGTTGAAATAAAATAGAGGAAGAAAAGCTACTTAATTTTATTGATAGAATTAACTCTAAGGGTGCAAAATTTATGTTATCAAATGTTCTTATTCATAAGGGTGATAAAAATGAAATTTTAAAAAAATGAATATCAAAAAATAATTATAAATTAGTTAATTGTCCTAATAATATGACTAAAGATAGAAGGGAAGTTATAATAAAAAATTATGAGTAA